The DNA sequence GATCTGCATCCTTCTGAACCTGAATTCCAGAAATTTGCAGAGGGCTTCCGAAACCCCCTGACCTGCGATAAAGACTCTCCGGGCTTTCTCTATCAAGTCCACCGCCTTATAGAACTCTTCGGCGGATACCTTGGATATGCCGTCCTTCAAATTCTCGACTTCTGTTGTGAGCAGTCTATCGAATGTTGTCTCTCCGGACTTGATCTTCTGAACGGTTGCAGACATCTTCTCGGCGGGAGTGAGTTTCTCCTTGATCAAATTCTGACTGTGCTCTCTAAGCTCGCTGAAGCCTGAATATCCAAGAGTTTTGGCAAACCTTATTACCGTGGTTTCGCTTACTCCAAGTCTTTCTCCGAGCTCTCTAGGAGAGACGAAGGCCGTGTTCTCCCAGTTTTCCAGAATACTGTCTGCGATCAGCCTCTGCGATTTCGAAAGAGAGGGGTAAACCTCGCGAACTCTATCAAGGATTTTCACGTTTTCGTTCATAAATCCTCCATACTTCAGAGACTTGAGAAACACTTTCCTGTGCCACGCACGAGACAATCATAGACTTTTTTTGTTTTCCCAACGTAATCTTTACTCCTGTCAAGCGCAAAACCTCTGCCCACTGCACTGACAATTTCATACTGTTCCAATTGCTCCCCGTATTTCTTCAGAAGATCGACTGCACTTCTGGGCGGAGCGCTTCTGCCGTCGAGTATCAGGTGA is a window from the Mesotoga infera genome containing:
- a CDS encoding MurR/RpiR family transcriptional regulator → MNENVKILDRVREVYPSLSKSQRLIADSILENWENTAFVSPRELGERLGVSETTVIRFAKTLGYSGFSELREHSQNLIKEKLTPAEKMSATVQKIKSGETTFDRLLTTEVENLKDGISKVSAEEFYKAVDLIEKARRVFIAGQGVSEALCKFLEFRFRRMQI